GTTTTGAGTGCAAAGGATAAGGTTACTTGTGATTCGGCAGTTTCTGGGATTAATTTGGAGATTGATCCAACTTCTAATCCGAAACTACCTGCTGCTAGTGTTTTATCTGGGAAAGATCCTAGTTTGGCTATGATTGAAGATCCAAGCCAGGCTAATAAGGTGCAGCAATGTGGAGAAAATGTGGATCGAATTTTTGAATTTGGTGGTACAGGTGCTCGTGACTTCGCTTTGAATGACAATGATAAGGGAGGACGGACTGAAGTACCACGCAAAAAAATTTCTCCAGGTAGCACTAAACTACAGCAACTAGATTGTACTAACCCAACTCGAAAGGAGCAGACAGTAAATTATGAAGATAGAGTATCAAGAAAGTTTGTGTGCTCTAACACCTCTGATGCCTTAATGATCAATTCTGATCAAGAGCACAATACAGGTACTCCAATTCTACAAATTTCTAATCCAGAAACTACAAAAATAATCAAGGAGCCACAGGTTGCATGTTGAATAAAGCAAACCCAATGGCCAAACCACTTGTGGCCACAATCAACACCTAGGGTCATGATGTTCCTTCCCCATCTTTGGAGTCGCTTGGAGACCAAATATCCAGGCAACAGCTAATCTCCGTCAGGAATGACAAGACTTTGATgaaaggtattccatccatctctCAATCTAATTTTACAAACGAATTGATTGTTTATCAGGAAAAATAAGGGGAAACGAGTACTCCTAGGTGGGCAAATATAGTTGAGGAAGAGAAGCATATTTCTTTATCTACAAGGAGTAAGTCAAGTCCTCAAGCACCCATATTTGTGCCTTCAAGTAAGGAAAAACCATCTATGACAGTGATAGGCTATAAAAAATCGGTGGTCTAAAGCCTAATCTAAATGGAGGCCTTaaattctaatatatatatacatttttatatttattatagccaattatttattctttcttgagACATAATATTCAAGATTTGTCAAACTTCTATTATTTCTTTCCTCTTGTATGAAAAGTTTATATTTTCTACAAATTATACTCTATATTTAGAAAGAATAATACTTATAAcctattatttttgtaaaaaatgaggCCCCTTTAATTTAGGGGCCTAAGGCAATTGCCTTTTTTTCTAACCTGTAGAGCCACCCCTGGGCAGTGACAGTTGATAACTCCAAAAAGAACTTGACCATTACCACCAAGGTATTGGAAAAGAGCCATGAGCCAGAAGTTGTAGTTTCAAGACATAGTCCAACTACAACTTATGATATTGACTTGGGCAGTGATATGTTTGACGGGGATGATAAGGATGATATTCTAGACATATTATTTGATAAGGTAGCCAACAAAGAAATGGAAGTAACAAAAGTAAAAAGAGGACACATGAAAGGCAACATAGTTGGGATAATAAGGTGACTAAGGAATTTATTTTAAGGAATTTACTGATGCGATTGGCAAAGCAAAATAATATGACAATTTCAATAACAACAAGATCCATTAAATCCAAGAAGAAGTGATGAACTATCAAGTTTTGTTGGACATATTTGACGAACAAGGCAAGAGGAAAATACTTCAGGTTACTTTATATGggcaaactattttttttaattcctaCGTATATaaaatgaagtttgaagttgatAACTCAATTTTATTCTTAGGGGTCGCTTGGTATGAAGGATAACACTAAATAGTCCTGGGATTAAATTATAGTGTCACTCAATTTGTTGTTTGGTTGGCAAATTTGGGATACCTTATCATTGGATTAATAATTAGTACCGGGATAAGTTATATTTCCCCTTGAGTGGTATAGTAATCTCGGGATAAAATAcgtaaatgacaaaaatatccctTTAAACCCTTTTTATACATCCCTTTTCACATTCataaaggatatttttgtaaacaaataatttatttttaaaatttatataatgcatattattttgaatgcaaCAAACCGAacactcaataagaaataatctcatcACAACTTATCGCATCATAATCATAGAATATCTAGTTCTCTCTagcttttattttcttcatgctTGTTAATTAGTAGAGGTTTGTTACCTCGTTAGGATTAGTAAGATACAACTTAGCCCCTATTGCTTGTATTTTTCTCTTTGAGGtccttttttctttattaataaaAACTAGCCCTAGGCACACCTTGACTAGCAGAATTGCTTTAAAAAAAACCAATCATGTAGAAAGTTTCTCACAAATTAATATGCGTATTGATATCTTCTATTTTACGGAATGAACTTAGTAGTGGAGAACATTATAGTGTTTACGGGCAACAAAGTTTTTACCTTAGAAAAAACAATTATACCCCTACCGAAcatcaataataacaacaaacgCAGTGTAATCTCACAAATTGGATTTGAAAAAGGTAGGGAGTAGGTCTACACTGACCTTACCCTAGCCTGGGGAGGTGGAGAGGCTCAACAACTAGAAGATGGAAACAAATAAACATCAAGCACATCAAGTCAGAAATTGTTCTTCCACGAACAAAAAAACTGGCGGACTAATAATAGCAAATGCCTGGATATCATTTTCAAGAACATTATCACGAGAGAGAATAACATGTAGAAATTTATTAATAAGGGACAAACTACTCCGACAATAAAATGAAGCCAGCATTAACAAGTCCGAAATCGATCCACATTGTTGAAGGCTCAACCTTGGCAACTATTCGATTCCCAGCAGCACTTTTATGTCCCTCTGCAACAAGAGCATGAACTCATAAGACAAATCATCTTATATAGAAAAGTTGCATCGAGTATTAACACAAAAAGTTACCTCAATTGAGAGAGGAGATGTGGTAGGATAATAGCGATCAGAAACCTGGCCATTCTTATCAACGAGGAACTTAGCAAAATTCCACTGGATATTGTCCCCAAGTAATCCCCACTTGGCTGATTTCAAGAACTTATAAAAAGGAGATGTGTTTTCGCCATTCACTTCAATCTAGTTCAATAAAGATACACACTTGTGAATACAAAGataccatgaactctaagggaagAAGTAATTTCTGAACTCAATGGTATCCCTAAAGAATACAAAACTTTAACGTTTGTAGTTAACAAAAAATGCACACAAATTTATTGTGAATAATCTAATTGATGGATAAACCACAACTTCCAAAACATTCTACCAGAATATTAAACATTCAACTCACTTGTATACGCGGGGAGAGAAGATGTATTTAAAAGATGGGACGCGGTACCAAGAAAATCACCAATATTTTTGATaatgcaagaaaataaaaaaacttaatAGTTAAAAACAATAGTAACATCTATGAGGATTCTTGTTGTTCCATTACCTTGTCAAAGATAGGGAACTCTGACTTGAAACGCGTACAAGCAAATTCTACAATCTCATTGTTGCTCCCTGGTTCTTGCGCACCAAATTGATTGCAAGGAAATGCCAATATTTCCAGGCCTACATTTAAATACCCAAAGAAACCTGTGTTTTAAAATCTgaatggaaagaaagaaaaatgtgaAGGCAGTTTTAGTGATACTCAAATGATAATAATGTGATGATTTTGAAACTTTGGTTCAAACACtagtctctttcttcttctttattgaCAGAGGAATTTGTTATGAGACAACGAttaatgacaacaataataacaaaaagaaagacCACAATTTAACGTGGGATACTCTCAAGTGGAAGGAAACTCACGGCCAGTCACCAACTCTTATTATTTCTCAGTGAAAGATGATACAAATACACCAAGTAAACCATGTTTATATAGGCTGCGAAAAAACTCAATCCTACACTATTTAGGATGTTCTTAACAATTTTTCTAAGTAACCTATGAACTACTTAAAAAATAGGCTGCCAAAAATCTTACTTTGTCCATCACAGGGGACAGTGAAGTCAGAACCCACAAACATAACAGAATTGGTCCAGGAACAGAGAGATATAAGTTGTGAAATGACCAGAAAGAGTAAAATGGTAACTTGACACATACCTTGATCTTTGTACTTCTCATGTAAATGATTGAGATCTTTGTAGTTTGAATCAGTCAAACCGCTGTGAACAGCAAAACAGATAACAGTTGAAGAATTCAATGAAGAGAAtattatatacaacaacaacatacccagtggaaTCCCAGAGTACATGAGATATTGCAAAAGGAAATCATACAACTAATAAATATTATGGGTGGAAATAGATGATTTCACCATTTGGACGCAACATTCACGATAAGTAGGACCTTCCCTTTGTAGGTACTAAGATCAACATCATTTCCCTTTGCATCCTGTGAGCAAAGGAGACAATATGCTCAAAGAAATACAAGTAAATGAAGCATTTCATTGTAGTCACTTTTATCAAATATGTCAAACTGGTGTGGGtcagatcctccaaaagtagtgcatttttggagtATCCAACTCATTCTTGCAGAGTCCGAACAACATAACTAATacatttttatcatatattATCGTTAGCAGACTCAACCAAgtcattttcatcattttattatgGATTTTCTCCGTATTTATAGGGCGAAGGCACAAAAAGGGGTTATTTAAGCACAGGGAAGAACTAGATCCCTGAGGCATGGGGCAAAAGCTAGCTCCATGAATaactacaacaacatatccaattAAATCCCACAAGTAGGGTAGGGGATAGTGTACGCAAAGCTTAcccctacctcgtggaggtagactAACTccatgaataaacaaataaaaaaaaattaaaagcaaATAAGGCACAGAAAAATTAGTAGAAATATCTAAGGATGTGAGAAACCGCAATATGATTTCTTCCTATTTGTTTAAACCTCAGTAGGCATCGTTTTCCCTTACGTATGCTGGTGAAGTTTATGTTAAATGTTCCATATGTTACTTCTACAGTTTTCCTAGTACAATTAGTTGTTTAGTTTTAAaaggaatttaatttttttattactcAAATATTCGATTTATCAGTTGCAATGAGATTCTAATACTTTAGTTATCGGAAGAGTGAGACAGATTCCATCCTTATTTTCAAAATTGCTGCTTGAATCTCTATCCTAATAGTTAGGAGGTAAGTTATGAAATAGTCCAGGTGCACACAAATTGAGCATAAGGTACATCTCTTCCCCTAAAATTAAAGCTCTTGATGATTAAACATTTACATATTGCAGCCAAACAGAGCGTCATATATCTTAGCTCCCATTTGTCCATAGATTTTGGAAgcttttttccaaaaaataaaaataaattgaaaaacattgttTGTCCATGGAATTTGATcagtttttgaaaaaagaatttcAAGTTCGAAAAACCGATTTGAACCGGGTGGAAATCTTAGTAGCTCTGTTGATTGACTACTGTATTTTTACTTAGTTGGTAAGGATAATCCCCTTCCCCTGCCCTCTATACTTCCACATTCTTCACCTTATAATCCCTTCCTTCCTATACCCTCaattcaaatgaaaaaaaagatcTTACCTAGTTTTCGGGTGAAAATTTTGTTCCACTCacaaaacttcaatttttttcccaAGTACAATCATGTCCAACCACAACTTCAAGTttcaaaaactcttttttttcaaatttcacaaAATCTATAGTTAAATACTAGCTCAAAGAAAAAACTACTTTTCCAGCACAAGAGGTAGCTAACCTTTAGAGTAAAGTCGTAGACAGATTCTGGCTTCTTCTCTGGTTGACCGGCCATCCTCTTCGTTATCGGAATTTGCTACTCTTTTAAGTTTGACACAAGAACCCAAACTACAAAAAAATATCTAACCACACACCCACTTATATATTACACGTTGTTTGCATTGCGATAATGTTTGTTTCGATTATTACTTAAATTTGATTATATTGTATCGTTTAAATTATCACTAGATAATGACGAAAAGTCTCACTTTATATAATGATTTATTTAGTTTGATAACTTTgttacaataatatttttttctcatcttttctttatttataatttaataattttattttatcttttagtCTACCTTttcataataattttatcaCATTGCCTACTTTTCTAGTTTATTTAGGGGgtataaaatcaaattaaaaattgaacCAAATCACAAATCGAGTCAAATCAGAAAAAAAGTCTAATTATTGATTtagtttgacttgatttggtattgaaagaaaaaaatctgACTATACTTGTGTTGGTTGatttaaactaaaaaaagtcaatccGAGAATAAACCAACCCGAGATTATGTGTATAGTTCTTAAGATTTATTCTATACATAAAAGTATTtactttgatataatttataaatatttttatactttttcatagtttttatcttttaatataGGGAAAAGAGTCTGATATACCCCTCAACTTTGTCATTTAGAACGGATATGTCCCTCGTTATGAAAGTGGCTCATATATACCATACAATTATACATATGGCTCACATATATCCTTTTTGTCTAACggaagtaaaataattaattttaaatttattttcttaaatttgtttatttaaaaaataatatgtacAAGGGCATATTTGATCCTTCtcatacaaaatttattttttttatttttttgattcaatggctaatttgaatttttactttgattatccaaatttatttttctcactacttttcttgtgaaatttattatatatgtctcaatttttttttatcgatAAAAACACTAAATTACAATATAAGcgcaaaaatataatttttaatttttttcttacttttttcattcacactttatttttttatttctcttattttttacactaaagaataaaagaaaaataaaataaaaattagaaactcaaataatgataattaaagaagtcaaaaaattattcaagtgtgaaaaaatattaaatataccCCTAAacttttctataaaaaaattcatgtatggatttttattttttttactttctccaaaaaaaaaaaattaccccATACatgaattcttttttaaattaaaaatcaaaaaaaataattttttcactttctttaGATGAAAGAGGTATATGTGAGTCATTTTGTAATGGTGGGGGTATATGTGAGATACTTTTGTAACAGTGGGAGCATATGTGAGTCATTTGTGTAATGATAACAGATGATAAAGTTGAGTGGTATATTAGGactttttttcatttaatatataatttcaagtttgaaacttaaaattttgagattttgagtggTCCAACAAAGGTTATAGTCCATAGATATTACTAACTCTAAAAAAACTcaaaccaaaatcaaatcaataataatggtaacaagaaaaataaattattcaacactaaaaatcataacaataatgttgaatatttgttctttagtTTACATTGGTTtagataattaaaatataacctaatttttgtatttttttttaattattagccatgtaattaatacttattagacttattttagcatgatttagtacttttaaattataatcACTTTCATTATGGCATATTAATttgcaatatttattttatgcgattttattattattttttgttaaatattttagTGCCACCATTCATCTCAATACAAATTACATCAcatgaaaaaaatatcttaaattgtttttagtctgtttcaaaaagaatgacctaGTTTGACTTGCTacgaaatttttaaaaaaaaataattaattttatggttctaaatttaaaattatgtcaaatatatcaaaatatcctttaattttgtgaccttaaatatatcatatgaaaagatgaaattaaagaattataaaaaaaaattattttaaaaaaaatagattaaaacaaagggacattctttCTCAAAGGAGTATAAATTAAAGTGAAAGCATCCACCATTACCCTTCACTTCTACATTACGAATCTTTAATCACAATAAAAAATCATCTTAAGCTTAGCTGGATCTGTCTTAGGTAATTGTGCAATCTTGTCACTATAGAAAATAGAACTCCCTCtgttcatttattttatttgtcttaATTTAATTGGGGATGAATATTtaagaaagtcattttttttttaattttgttttgtcaaaattttgagatgtacatatttaaattttaattgtatatatagctataaaaattttaatttttgatataaaatttatatatattgtaaattacatataaaaagtattatatactataataatttaaaattcaaaattttataaaaaaatataaaataattttaattaaaagatcttgattaatttttgaaatttaaaatgaGTTATATAAATTAGAAAGAGTATAAAATGTCTTGTTttttataaaacaaactaacttagcaaattaaatTAACAATAACGGGAGACAGAAATGAAAAGAGAGAATGTGTTTTATCTGTTTGTTTACTTGCACCAAAACGTTGGCTATTTATAGTCATTGTAAAGTGGAAAAGTTGGGTGGAAAAGTGGGGTAAAGTGGGTTAGTGGAAAAGTGACATCCACTCTCCACTCCACTCATTATTTATAACACTCCCTCTTGGATATCCACGTGtaatgtgcctcattaaaatttttataaaaaataatatacatagttatcctgAATACCCATAGATGCTGTATTTCATTAAAACCTAACTAGGAAAAATACAGTGGGAAAAtgcctagtgaagaaaaaaaaatacacacatgtcacgacccaaaaatcgaagtcatgatggcacacatcccaaaacccaacctgatgtgtaagccaaaaaataaaactcatacgagactcctaaaggaaaaatcatgtcataatttaagtaaaaagaaaaacaatgaagaaaatatcccaaaacctgatgtcataagtataaagaacatctaatacaaggttcgaatctaaagatacaacataagtctctgaatgatacaaaaagctgaaaaataaagacagactagtgacgatccgaattctgggacctcaccactaatctgagaatacacaatccgctagaatattaactgccacatgaggtaccccgactagtatctgcatcaaaaagggacacagaagtaggggtgagtacaattcacatgtactcagtaggttttagctgactgagtataaggaattaatcaaacctatgaaataaactaaggaacgcttccacctgcatacagtaaagtcccacttcggcatcggtaccgccagtttatatatatattggcgcgagtaaagtaaacccataataacagctcataatcacaattaatcagataattcaagcagcacagatatcaatgcaatgcaatgcaatatgatgatgcaatgatgtggtggtacggtggaatcaagactatcgcacagcctgtcgtatacacctgccgagctgtgctaccaagcaggacccatgggggtctcgcagaccatatacctcaatcacaatatctcattatccttgtcacctcctcgtggtcaagggatcacaatgcatccactaccctgtcggaaaactgcctcggtcagggactcaaaatacaaaggtttaaaggtgtttcattttctttctcaaaaagaatttccatatttctcaactttccatgtttcatgatatgatgaatgaggatgaatgcatcaaaacacatatgcatggaagtaataatcaactcacatgtggtataaggttcaaagttctcaaaacttaacctacacatgatattcacccgcaataaatagtaacggaaAGAACACagtttcatttaaatattcacccctttctcaataatatttcaatactcaagtatgctcaaaacccccaactcaatctctcaggcggcatcacaagtcaaataatatactcaagcctctctcttaggcaaatcataattcacatgctctcaaagcaaataagataacaaataaggcccccacacgggctatgtaatacaaataaaccccgtcacggcaacacattaataaataagactccacacggacatcacaatatatataacattctcaactcatactacaaccccattttaaagtctataacatatgaatgactaattacctcatctcaatctcaaagaaagatagtcaaacctacctcaattgccgaaaccaaacccgaatacctccaccggacaagcaactctcgaatgcAGTACTCGGAATGGCAATccactatcaataatgaaacatacacatcacaaggagtccaatgacacccatattgataggtttcgaaaTCGGGGGTAAAAttgttcaaaaaaatatttatttttgaaaagggtcaaatctggaattttatttgaaaattatgttctacACATCGAGTAGGATTCGTGGCTGAAAATCCCATTAAAATCGAGCAAGAATCGAGttccaaatcatgaaaatacaattttctaaaaatcaccaCAATTTCATTAcgaaaatggcaaaagacaGCAACTTTGAACAGCGATTTATCAGAAATGAAGCCTCTACAGCTAAAACTGATCACACCATAATGATCCTTACAAAAAACTCAGcaatttagcctcaagaatcactgaaaacggacccaaaatgctcaagatatcaaatctcaaagttcatcaaaaatctaatccgaaaataaaaagggcagcTGCTATAACGCGAATCTTACCTAAAAAAATCTTCTCCATCACTTTATGATTACACCACTGTATTCCTATGGACAAACTACACAATTTAGAGCTTTGAATCACTGAATTCGGAtctaagatgaccaagaaatcatcttccaaagTTTACAAAAATCTGAATCCAAAAATGGTCGAGGCAGCATCTAAAACATTAAATCTTACCAAAAATGAAGCTTCTAATCAAGATTAcgagctcaccaatggattcctcgcgaaaatttcttgaagatagactcttgaatcactagatttggacttgaaatgctcaagaaatgagggttcaaagttgagagaaaagtttgaaaaatctggtgcaaaatctgcacttttgcacctgattttttttctgattttgcattatttaaagtctccgaacggaccctcggaattcgttcagaacccgataaaaataaactagatatgctaccccactaaatttgatattacggactcaatggcgcattcaaaattatcatacgagatcattttaataaaaagtgaatCTCACATCAAGGTATCATTTTAAGGCAAATTCCACAATcggcctcgggattagactgGAAACTTCGggaagcaaacgaagggtcgttctagaccaaactcgacattccgaAACTAACCGcgctatcagaattttcatccgagtgcgttttccaagaatgttgaccaaagtcaaccataggctaactttcaaagttaaaagcgtcaaatgaccccaaactcgtattgattgTCTCGATAGTCATGCCGACAATGCTACTATCCTAATTTGGATATaacggagctgatggaatcataaaaatatgaatttgaggtctccttgacccgaaactcaAAAGCTCgtaactaaaccaacttaggccttcaaaatatcaaaatgggttcgggacctctaaaaattcagccaacacttcttctagactaaaaaccatcccccgaatccaacggagtcatcgGAATTTCATTTCGagtatcgaaactccaaaagttgaccaaagtcaaattttggcctaaaattccttaaattcccaactcaagacttAAAATCTTTGTTATAACTCAAAAACTAATTTcataaactctcctagaccaatttccatattttagagctgctggaattgacGGAAATCCATTCCGATACCCGTAGCTCTGGTAGTcccaaaaatcactttttcacctcttaactctataaaactcaagaatttgcacaatttacaaatcattaagattttgacactttcaactaaacaaaccaatcaaataataCTAGGGGGAACTAAtgataagggtaaaatggtaatttcacacaaattttaaaaaaataactctcaaggtcattacaacatccaccactaaaaaggatgttcgtcctcgaagaTCAGATAAAAGAAAGTACATGGGGTCTCAAAAAGTTGAGGGTACCAAGCccgcatatcagactctaactccatAGTCGCCTCCTGAACAAGTTGATGccgccactgcaccttgaccgaagcgacctccttggtcctgagtctacgaagctgCCTATCTAGGATAGCtgcggctcctcctcataagttaaATCCGGACCCAACTCTActgcatcataagaaatcacatgacactcatccggtatgtacttgtgaagcatggaaacatgaaatacTAAATGGACAACTAACTATCTAGGGGGTAAgcccaactcataagccaccccaTCTGTTCTTCTCAGAATctcaaacgggccaacaaacctcgggctaagcttgcccttcttaccgaatctcatcacacccttcatgggtgatattttaagccacacacaatcacccaccatgaactctaagggacgaaccctccaatcagcataactcttctgacgactctgagttGTCAATAATCGATCCTGAATCAAATGTACCCGCTCCACaacatccctaagtaagtcagtatccaatgcatcaaccacaACATAATCGAActatccaatgggtgatcgacaacTACAactatacaatgcctcaaatggtgccatctaaatgctggagtgataactgttattataggcaaactctgctaagggcaagtgttggtcccatcgggcaccaaaatcaatcacacaggccctaagcatattctctaacacctgaatagtccgctcggactgaccatcgatttgaggatgaaatgctgaactcatctctagccgcatacccaaaccacgctgtagtacctcccaaaagtgagaggtgaacactgaaccccgatccgatacaatagagataggcatcccatgcagcctaacaatctcacgaagatagatcctagctaactgatccgcattgtagctagtcttcaccaaaaggaaatgagttgatttggtcaatcgatccacaatcacccaaacagagtcatacttacccaatgcgaTAGGTAATCTagacacaaagtccatagtgatacgctcctaTTTTCACTctggaatgggcatcctttgcataggaccacccgattTCTGATACTTATACTTTACTTGTTGgtaatttagacacttagccacaaaatcaataatgtctctcttcataccacaccaccaatagtgtcatttcaagtcatgaaacatctttacCACTCTCGGGTGAATCAAATACttagaacaatgagcctcctccaat
This Solanum dulcamara chromosome 1, daSolDulc1.2, whole genome shotgun sequence DNA region includes the following protein-coding sequences:
- the LOC129875453 gene encoding probable glutathione peroxidase 8, with the translated sequence MAGQPEKKPESVYDFTLKDAKGNDVDLSTYKGKVLLIVNVASKCGLTDSNYKDLNHLHEKYKDQGLEILAFPCNQFGAQEPGSNNEIVEFACTRFKSEFPIFDKIEVNGENTSPFYKFLKSAKWGLLGDNIQWNFAKFLVDKNGQVSDRYYPTTSPLSIERDIKVLLGIE